The proteins below are encoded in one region of Picrophilus oshimae DSM 9789:
- the gyrA gene encoding DNA gyrase subunit A, translating into MMRPIEEEIKNSYLDYAMSVIVSRAIPDVRDGLKPVQRRIIYSMYELNLNHDKPYKKSARIVGETMGKYHPHGDSAIYDALARMSQDFSLRYPLVDGQGNFGSIDGDAPAAMRYTEARLARIAEEMIRDIDKETVPFMPNFDGSLNEPVYFPSKIPQLLINGTSGIAVGMATNMLPHNLNEVCDAIKYKIDHEDSSLYDLLKFIKGPDFPGGGIIYRTKDMIDIYKTGHGKVICRGSIEAEDKRIIIKSLPYGLNKAQYIQDLANLVNNDQINNISDIKDESDRNGIRIVIKVKGHDRIDLVVNQLYEKTQLETSISVTNLVLLDNVPVVMNLEDLIKNFIGFRLDVIKKRSEYDLKKLNERMHILNGLLIALNNIDLVIKIIRSSSDVNSARSSLMKELSLTEVQANAILDMRLQRLTALEISKLKEEIDEINKKIEYLSDVVNNENTRKNVLKAELDEIKKQYGDRRRTEVIEGEISRRDEEDLIPNEESVIILSEKGLLKRVSLDEYKSQRRGGRGIITNTRDNDSVKSVVSCMAHDTLYFFTNTGRVLKEKAYRIEKRDRKALGVSGNKFLKLNDNEIIRQIIKSPENLEDLLIIVTKNGFIKKTNISEILDMRKSGIKIINLANNDEVVSVSEISGSSKIFVAASNGKAAVFLSDEVPLTSRSSRGVKSMKLNGSYVISAFPVKDDDTILSITENGLGKRTRATEFPEHHRGSSGVYLFKENEKTGKLVMALPVKDDDEIIIVTKNDQTIRIKSSDISILSRFASGVRLVGLTENDSISTACVV; encoded by the coding sequence ATGATGAGACCTATTGAGGAAGAGATAAAAAACTCATATCTTGACTATGCAATGAGCGTTATAGTGAGCAGGGCGATACCAGACGTAAGGGATGGGTTAAAACCCGTTCAGAGAAGAATAATATATTCAATGTATGAATTAAACCTTAATCACGATAAGCCATATAAAAAATCAGCACGTATTGTTGGAGAGACCATGGGTAAGTACCATCCACATGGTGACTCTGCGATATACGATGCGCTTGCAAGAATGTCACAGGATTTTTCATTAAGGTATCCATTGGTTGACGGGCAGGGGAACTTCGGCTCAATAGACGGTGATGCACCTGCGGCCATGAGGTATACCGAGGCAAGGCTTGCAAGGATAGCCGAGGAGATGATAAGAGACATTGATAAGGAAACGGTACCTTTCATGCCAAACTTTGACGGATCATTAAATGAACCTGTTTATTTTCCATCAAAGATACCGCAGCTGCTTATTAATGGAACATCTGGCATAGCCGTTGGTATGGCAACAAACATGCTGCCGCACAATCTTAATGAGGTGTGTGATGCAATAAAATATAAGATAGACCATGAGGATTCTAGTTTATATGATCTGTTAAAATTCATAAAGGGCCCGGATTTTCCAGGCGGTGGAATCATATACAGAACAAAGGACATGATAGATATATATAAAACAGGCCATGGAAAGGTCATATGCCGCGGAAGCATAGAGGCAGAAGATAAAAGGATCATTATAAAAAGCCTGCCATACGGCCTTAACAAGGCACAGTACATACAGGATCTTGCAAATCTTGTTAACAATGACCAGATAAATAATATATCTGATATAAAGGATGAGAGTGACCGCAATGGAATAAGAATAGTTATAAAGGTAAAGGGTCATGACAGGATTGATCTTGTTGTAAATCAGCTCTATGAAAAGACCCAGCTTGAAACATCGATAAGCGTTACAAATCTTGTTTTGCTTGATAATGTTCCGGTGGTTATGAACCTTGAGGATCTCATTAAAAATTTCATAGGTTTCAGGCTTGATGTTATAAAGAAGAGATCTGAATACGATTTAAAAAAGCTTAATGAAAGGATGCATATATTAAACGGTCTTTTAATAGCATTGAATAACATTGATCTTGTTATAAAGATCATAAGATCATCAAGCGATGTTAACAGCGCAAGATCATCATTAATGAAAGAGCTATCATTAACCGAGGTACAGGCAAATGCGATACTTGACATGAGGTTACAGAGGTTAACCGCCCTAGAAATATCAAAATTAAAGGAAGAGATCGATGAAATAAACAAAAAAATAGAATATTTAAGCGATGTCGTTAACAATGAAAATACAAGGAAGAACGTTTTAAAAGCCGAGCTTGACGAGATAAAAAAACAGTACGGCGATAGGAGAAGAACCGAGGTAATAGAGGGCGAGATAAGCCGCCGCGATGAGGAGGATCTTATACCAAATGAGGAATCAGTTATAATTCTCAGCGAGAAAGGTCTCTTAAAGAGGGTCTCACTGGATGAATACAAATCACAGCGTCGTGGTGGCCGTGGCATAATAACAAACACAAGGGATAACGATTCCGTAAAATCTGTTGTTTCATGCATGGCACATGATACACTGTATTTCTTTACAAACACTGGCCGCGTTCTTAAGGAAAAGGCATACAGGATAGAAAAAAGGGATAGAAAGGCATTAGGTGTCAGCGGCAACAAATTTTTGAAATTAAACGATAATGAAATCATAAGGCAGATCATAAAATCACCGGAGAACCTTGAGGATTTATTAATAATAGTCACAAAAAACGGCTTTATAAAAAAGACAAACATCTCCGAGATACTTGATATGAGAAAATCTGGAATAAAGATAATAAACCTTGCAAATAACGATGAGGTTGTCTCTGTTAGCGAGATTTCAGGTTCATCAAAGATCTTTGTGGCGGCATCAAACGGCAAGGCCGCGGTCTTTCTAAGCGATGAGGTTCCACTTACATCAAGATCATCCAGGGGGGTAAAATCCATGAAATTAAACGGTTCGTATGTAATATCTGCATTTCCTGTTAAAGACGATGATACAATATTAAGCATCACAGAGAATGGTCTTGGAAAGAGAACAAGGGCCACGGAATTTCCGGAACATCACAGGGGCAGCAGTGGCGTTTACTTATTTAAGGAGAATGAGAAGACCGGAAAACTTGTCATGGCACTGCCTGTAAAGGATGATGACGAGATCATAATAGTAACAAAAAATGATCAAACAATAAGAATAAAGTCATCAGATATAAGCATTTTATCAAGGTTTGCATCCGGTGTAAGGCTCGTTGGATTAACAGAAAACGATTCGATATCAACGGCCTGTGTTGTATAA
- a CDS encoding NADH-quinone oxidoreductase subunit J, with the protein MSYYYIVFFIFAILLVILSFMVISSKKLIHSSIYLLIFLIIISGLFISLGLSFVGSVELLVYAGAIVTLLVFTLMLTGGEDVEE; encoded by the coding sequence ATGAGCTATTATTACATAGTTTTCTTTATCTTTGCCATACTCCTTGTAATTCTATCATTTATGGTAATTTCCAGTAAAAAATTGATTCACTCATCGATATACCTTTTAATATTTCTAATAATAATCTCAGGTCTTTTTATATCTCTTGGTTTAAGCTTTGTGGGCAGTGTCGAGCTTCTTGTCTATGCAGGGGCAATAGTTACACTTCTTGTTTTCACATTAATGCTAACCGGGGGTGAGGACGTTGAGGAATAA
- a CDS encoding TA0956 family protein yields the protein MVFCVMYNIKMKEQHPSTICVLLSKFEDSLKAMIDVVTSPLIDESLEEFIEEYARTDEIMPEDKTIGFIIINKDKKVISITFTQNMGINKNSVEEIVKKYKDLGYKTEIEYANTPF from the coding sequence ATGGTCTTCTGTGTTATGTATAATATAAAAATGAAGGAACAGCACCCATCAACAATCTGCGTGCTTCTATCAAAATTCGAGGATTCATTAAAGGCCATGATTGATGTTGTTACATCGCCGTTGATCGATGAGAGCCTTGAGGAATTTATAGAGGAGTATGCCAGAACAGATGAGATCATGCCCGAGGATAAAACCATAGGCTTTATAATAATCAATAAGGATAAAAAGGTTATTTCAATAACGTTTACACAGAACATGGGAATAAACAAGAACAGTGTTGAGGAGATAGTAAAAAAATATAAGGATCTTGGATATAAAACAGAGATAGAGTACGCGAACACACCGTTTTAA
- the nuoI gene encoding NADH-quinone oxidoreductase subunit NuoI, which translates to MTANVKEIEIPKKPLPLIGEIQTMYHVGKFIFKKPVTVQYPEEKGDIPERFRYRIFLSPESCIGCTLCQQICPNHSIKMEVWDLSSQNTGAHAIKTARGVRENAQNKRHLYPDVNFGTCTVCRNCEEICPTNAIYLTHEFETARTRNSFTYSPQELTMQEKDVIK; encoded by the coding sequence ATGACCGCAAATGTTAAGGAAATAGAAATACCAAAAAAACCGCTGCCGTTGATAGGCGAGATCCAGACAATGTACCATGTGGGTAAATTCATATTTAAAAAACCTGTTACAGTACAGTATCCAGAGGAAAAGGGGGATATACCGGAGAGGTTCAGGTACAGAATATTTTTAAGCCCGGAATCATGCATAGGCTGCACACTATGCCAGCAGATATGCCCAAATCACAGTATAAAAATGGAGGTCTGGGATCTATCCTCCCAGAATACAGGTGCACATGCAATAAAAACAGCCAGGGGTGTGAGAGAAAATGCCCAGAATAAAAGGCATTTGTATCCTGATGTGAACTTTGGAACCTGCACTGTATGCAGGAACTGCGAGGAAATATGCCCAACAAACGCAATTTATTTAACCCACGAATTCGAAACGGCAAGAACCAGGAACAGCTTTACCTACTCGCCCCAGGAGCTTACAATGCAGGAGAAGGACGTGATAAAATGA
- the hemE gene encoding uroporphyrinogen decarboxylase yields the protein MNSFISMIRNGYSDTIPVWFMRQAGRYLKEYNEKKGRMTIKEICMDPELIAGISYDPVRILNVDAAIIFSDITIPLEALGYKIEFLPGGPRIINGYIKNHDMKDIIYFEESNFKYKIYDAIKIFKEKYHFPLIGFSGGLITVLSYIIAGGPDSNLNLTKRSMLSDDKFNDYINIIKDMIIKYIRLQVRAGVDAIQIFDSWLGYLSPQTYENYIKGHIEEILSEINVPVIYFSTGTSSIIEKLSRLNIDYISVDWRLDMKLARSMVNKKGLQGNLDPLIAAYNLRYALKETSDIINAAGRSSYIFNLGHGVIPETPVENLKHIVNFVHHFNQ from the coding sequence ATGAACAGCTTTATATCAATGATAAGGAACGGTTATTCAGATACAATACCTGTTTGGTTCATGAGACAGGCAGGACGCTATTTAAAGGAATACAACGAGAAAAAAGGCAGGATGACAATAAAAGAGATATGCATGGACCCTGAATTGATCGCAGGTATATCATACGATCCGGTCAGAATTTTAAACGTTGATGCCGCAATAATATTTTCAGATATTACAATACCGCTTGAGGCCCTTGGATATAAAATAGAATTCCTGCCCGGCGGGCCAAGGATCATAAATGGATATATAAAAAACCACGACATGAAAGATATAATATACTTTGAGGAATCAAATTTTAAATATAAAATATACGATGCAATAAAAATCTTTAAAGAAAAATATCATTTTCCATTAATAGGTTTCTCTGGCGGTCTTATAACTGTATTATCATACATCATTGCCGGGGGCCCGGATAGCAATTTAAACCTAACAAAAAGATCAATGCTTTCAGATGATAAATTCAATGATTATATTAATATTATAAAGGACATGATAATAAAATACATAAGGCTTCAGGTGCGTGCAGGTGTTGATGCAATACAGATCTTCGACAGCTGGCTTGGATATCTATCACCGCAGACATATGAAAATTACATAAAAGGGCATATCGAGGAGATATTATCAGAGATAAATGTACCTGTTATATATTTTAGCACAGGCACATCATCTATAATAGAAAAACTCTCAAGACTTAACATTGATTATATAAGCGTTGACTGGCGTCTTGACATGAAACTTGCAAGATCCATGGTTAATAAGAAGGGTCTTCAGGGCAACCTTGACCCGTTAATAGCAGCCTACAATTTACGCTATGCGCTTAAAGAAACGTCAGACATTATAAATGCTGCTGGCAGATCCAGCTATATATTCAACCTTGGCCATGGTGTCATACCTGAGACACCGGTTGAAAATCTTAAGCATATCGTCAATTTTGTTCATCATTTTAATCAATAA
- the asnS gene encoding asparagine--tRNA ligase: MESIESILNDDFIGKTVTIHGWVYRIRSSGRITFIIIRDSTDIVQCVASSSLGERYNDISSLTVESSLEVTGQVSKDERAVTGYEIKISDFKIYQRNEFFPITKDKSDEFLLDNRHLWLRSREFTSILKIRSTVFKAFADFFYNNGYYQVQGPMMVSTATEGGATLFKLKFFDDDVYLTQSSQFYLETMIFSLEKVFTIAPSFRAEKSRTRRHLSEYWHAEGEAAWLHNDDMMNVEEKMIEYIVSEVLNKNEKDLKLINRDISKLERIKAPFPRIKYRDLINKSREFGMNLKYGDDLGADEEYNIMIHYEKPLFVTNYPEELKTFYHLPDPENPGEILCHDLLAPEGYGEIIGGGERIWRLDELLERMKKAGLPEEDYYWYIDLRRYGSVPHSGFGLGLDRLVNWICNLNNIRDAIPYPRTVRRIKP; the protein is encoded by the coding sequence ATGGAAAGCATAGAAAGCATACTTAATGATGATTTCATAGGCAAAACAGTTACCATACACGGCTGGGTTTACAGAATAAGGAGCTCCGGAAGGATAACATTTATCATTATAAGGGATTCAACAGACATTGTTCAGTGCGTTGCATCAAGCAGCCTTGGCGAAAGGTACAACGATATATCATCATTAACAGTTGAAAGCAGTCTTGAGGTAACTGGCCAGGTTAGCAAGGATGAGCGTGCCGTCACCGGCTATGAGATAAAAATAAGCGATTTTAAGATATATCAAAGAAACGAATTCTTTCCAATAACAAAGGATAAAAGTGACGAGTTTCTTTTAGACAACAGGCATCTATGGTTAAGAAGCAGGGAATTCACATCAATATTAAAGATAAGATCAACGGTTTTTAAGGCCTTTGCGGATTTCTTTTATAACAACGGTTACTACCAGGTTCAGGGTCCAATGATGGTGTCAACAGCAACCGAGGGTGGTGCGACTTTATTCAAGTTAAAGTTCTTTGATGATGATGTATATTTAACACAAAGCTCACAGTTTTATCTTGAAACCATGATCTTCAGCCTTGAAAAGGTGTTTACAATAGCACCAAGCTTCAGGGCTGAAAAATCAAGAACACGGAGGCATCTATCAGAATACTGGCATGCCGAGGGTGAGGCAGCATGGCTTCACAACGATGACATGATGAATGTCGAGGAAAAAATGATAGAATATATAGTCTCCGAGGTTTTAAATAAAAACGAGAAGGACCTAAAATTAATAAACAGGGATATATCAAAACTTGAAAGGATAAAGGCACCGTTTCCAAGGATAAAGTACCGTGATTTAATAAACAAATCAAGGGAGTTTGGCATGAATTTAAAGTATGGTGATGATCTTGGCGCTGACGAAGAATACAATATAATGATACATTATGAAAAGCCACTGTTTGTTACAAATTATCCGGAAGAATTAAAGACATTTTACCATCTTCCGGACCCTGAAAATCCAGGAGAGATTCTATGCCATGACCTGCTGGCACCGGAGGGCTACGGCGAGATCATAGGCGGTGGTGAGAGGATATGGCGGCTTGATGAGCTCCTCGAAAGAATGAAAAAGGCCGGCCTTCCAGAGGAGGATTATTACTGGTACATAGATCTAAGAAGATACGGAAGCGTGCCCCATAGTGGATTCGGTCTCGGTCTTGACCGTCTTGTTAACTGGATATGTAATTTAAATAATATAAGGGATGCAATACCATATCCAAGAACTGTTAGAAGGATAAAGCCATGA
- the proC gene encoding pyrroline-5-carboxylate reductase, whose protein sequence is MKISIIGAGTIGRAMAEALKDDYEIGLSSRDFSKLESWSGGRFKLFKNNAENAAYGDLIILSVKPFNIDDVLNEIKDNIKNKIIVSFLAGINIDYIESYAKTSIFRAMPNLPIITGDAITAVAYKNADENTIKIVDDIFKKTGECIFIDEKSMDAVTGLSGSGPAFISIMIDSMIVAGIRMGLSRDTARKLTLKTFEGTARLMEKTGLPPSEIRDRVMTPAGTAAAGVFEIENGNIRTTIARAVEASTKRSMELKRK, encoded by the coding sequence ATGAAGATCTCGATCATAGGTGCCGGTACCATTGGCCGTGCAATGGCCGAGGCATTAAAGGATGATTATGAAATTGGATTAAGCTCCAGGGACTTTTCAAAGCTTGAATCCTGGTCAGGAGGGCGTTTTAAATTATTTAAAAACAACGCTGAAAACGCAGCTTATGGTGATTTAATTATATTGAGCGTTAAACCATTTAATATCGATGATGTTTTAAACGAAATAAAGGATAATATAAAAAATAAGATAATAGTATCATTTCTGGCAGGCATAAACATTGATTACATAGAATCATATGCAAAAACAAGTATATTCCGTGCAATGCCAAACCTGCCAATAATAACCGGTGATGCAATAACTGCGGTTGCATATAAAAATGCAGATGAAAATACCATAAAAATCGTTGATGATATATTCAAAAAGACCGGTGAATGCATATTTATAGATGAGAAGAGCATGGATGCTGTAACTGGTTTAAGCGGAAGCGGGCCTGCATTTATATCAATAATGATAGATTCCATGATAGTGGCAGGAATAAGGATGGGACTATCAAGGGATACTGCAAGAAAATTAACATTAAAGACCTTTGAGGGCACTGCAAGATTAATGGAAAAAACCGGCCTGCCACCATCCGAGATAAGGGATCGGGTTATGACGCCTGCAGGAACGGCGGCAGCGGGTGTATTTGAGATAGAAAATGGAAATATAAGAACAACAATAGCAAGGGCTGTTGAGGCATCAACAAAAAGGTCAATGGAATTAAAAAGAAAATAA
- the nuoN gene encoding NADH-quinone oxidoreductase subunit NuoN: MNYIEYLYPVIFLGVMGFVLLAIGIRSQSKKLFAAMAMASLAVSFILVIIMPFNGLIYNQLKFSRFDEIFSLILIISVIIIVVPTMHDLKEKPDVFYALLLFMTASMLIIAYSYNLIVLFVSFEGLTIITYILAAYNKTRRNLEGAVKYLFIGVIGTSFNIFGISLFYLSTRTFNLLNIVNISYSRALILALVFMIIGFGFKLAIFPMQQWAIDTYDGSMNSVSSFLSTGSKIAAYFLFLKVLYLGFPGYNIYIFYFFAILSILTMTYGNVSALSETNLKRMLAYSSVAQAGYLILVYAIISYPYHTLVSRSVFIDFGLASAAFYSLAYIFMKGASFISMSIFKKDKIMIDDMAGLNKKSPLLAFSFAILLLSLAGVPITGGFLAKYFLFFTLIIGNIWWLAVIAIINSVISVFYYLRVITYEYRRPVKEEFNLTMGVKYTVIISAFITIALFFSFSLFSYILGVARI, translated from the coding sequence ATGAATTATATAGAGTATTTATATCCGGTTATATTTCTTGGCGTAATGGGTTTTGTTCTTCTTGCCATTGGCATAAGATCCCAGAGCAAAAAACTCTTTGCAGCTATGGCAATGGCGTCACTGGCAGTTTCATTTATACTTGTAATAATAATGCCATTTAATGGTCTTATATATAATCAGTTAAAGTTTTCAAGGTTCGATGAGATATTCTCATTGATATTAATAATATCTGTGATAATTATAGTTGTACCAACGATGCATGATTTAAAGGAAAAACCTGATGTTTTCTACGCTCTTTTGCTCTTTATGACCGCATCCATGCTTATAATAGCTTATTCTTATAATCTTATAGTGCTCTTTGTTTCCTTTGAGGGGTTAACTATAATAACATACATACTTGCGGCATATAACAAAACAAGGAGAAACCTTGAGGGTGCTGTTAAGTACCTTTTTATAGGCGTTATAGGCACGTCATTTAATATTTTTGGTATATCGTTATTTTACCTTTCAACAAGAACATTTAATCTCCTTAACATTGTTAATATTTCATACAGCAGGGCCTTGATACTGGCCCTGGTCTTTATGATCATAGGCTTTGGTTTTAAGCTTGCAATATTCCCGATGCAGCAGTGGGCAATTGATACATACGATGGTTCAATGAATTCAGTATCATCATTTTTATCAACAGGCAGCAAGATAGCTGCATATTTTCTCTTTTTAAAGGTTTTGTACCTTGGTTTCCCTGGATATAATATATACATATTCTATTTCTTTGCAATACTCTCGATACTCACAATGACCTATGGAAATGTCTCGGCACTTTCGGAGACGAATCTAAAAAGAATGCTCGCCTATTCAAGCGTTGCACAGGCAGGTTATTTAATACTTGTTTATGCAATAATAAGCTATCCGTATCATACGCTTGTTTCAAGGAGCGTTTTCATAGACTTTGGACTGGCATCCGCGGCATTTTACTCACTTGCATATATATTCATGAAAGGTGCATCGTTCATATCAATGAGCATATTCAAAAAGGACAAAATTATGATAGATGATATGGCCGGCCTAAACAAAAAATCACCACTGCTTGCATTCTCATTTGCAATATTGTTACTGTCACTTGCCGGTGTTCCAATAACCGGCGGCTTCCTTGCAAAATACTTCCTGTTCTTTACATTGATTATAGGAAACATATGGTGGCTTGCGGTAATAGCAATAATAAACAGCGTCATCTCTGTCTTTTATTATCTAAGGGTAATAACATACGAATACAGAAGGCCTGTTAAGGAGGAGTTCAACCTTACCATGGGAGTAAAATATACAGTGATTATAAGCGCATTCATAACGATAGCCCTGTTCTTTTCATTTTCACTGTTTTCGTATATTCTTGGTGTTGCCAGGATATAA
- the nuoK gene encoding NADH-quinone oxidoreductase subunit NuoK, translating into MGGEKMNIVYLLMLSLILFSIGLYGISTSNVGIKMLISLEIIINSAILAGVSVSSFYFSTGVLIFVLFAIAIGVIESAVGIAILTMVYKKYGRITISLLKEIKW; encoded by the coding sequence ATGGGAGGAGAGAAGATGAACATAGTATATTTATTAATGCTTTCATTAATACTGTTTTCAATAGGTTTGTACGGAATATCAACATCAAACGTTGGGATTAAAATGCTGATATCGCTTGAAATCATAATAAATTCAGCAATCCTTGCAGGTGTTTCCGTATCATCGTTTTATTTCTCAACAGGTGTTTTGATCTTTGTGCTCTTTGCAATTGCCATAGGCGTCATAGAATCTGCAGTTGGCATAGCAATACTAACCATGGTTTATAAAAAGTACGGCAGGATAACAATATCACTTTTGAAAGAGATAAAATGGTAA
- a CDS encoding NADH-quinone oxidoreductase subunit J, whose amino-acid sequence MRNKLQKIAIIVFFIIFAVNFAFIRGSFIIRSQNISRLGTELFSTYIIPFELLSLILVAAIIGVMYIAWEERR is encoded by the coding sequence TTGAGGAATAAATTACAAAAAATAGCAATAATAGTATTCTTCATAATATTTGCTGTAAACTTCGCCTTTATACGTGGGAGCTTTATAATAAGATCACAGAATATATCAAGGCTAGGCACAGAGCTCTTTTCAACATATATAATACCCTTTGAGCTTCTATCATTGATACTTGTTGCCGCAATAATAGGTGTTATGTACATAGCATGGGAGGAGAGAAGATGA
- a CDS encoding DNA topoisomerase subunit B gives MDEYNASQIQILEGLKAVRQTPGMYIGNTSEEGLHHMVYEVIDNSIDESMAGFCSNIYIIIYKDGSISVEDDGRGIPVDMHPKYKRPGLEIVLTELHSGAKFDKNVYKVTGGLHGVGVHVVNALSDYLEAIVKKNDKLYIEKFERGLPVTKMEELDYIMASTIKDVKIKLANHGTIIKFHPDPQIFDVRDFSYEIIAGRCRQLAFLNPQVTITVEDERTSKKETYHFTGGLSEFVKYISSNKDPVYKDPIYYSTEIEKEVHNEIRKYSLEFAFLYVTDSSKIVESFANNIRTIYDGTHVTGFYTGLSRAIIDYIKSKNLSKLNITGDDTRDGLIAAIHVKLMRPQFEGQTKEKLGNSEIKSIVASATEMYLKSYFESYPVTADAIAKRVILSAEIREASRSQKELIKRKSALSSGSSLPGKLADCSSDDPAKTELYIVEGDSAGGSAKQARNREFQAILPLRGKILNVEKAGDNKVLVNEEIKNLITAIGSGIKENFDEKKLRYDKIIIMTDADVDGAHIRTLLLTFFYRFMRPLIELGHVYFAEPPLYRIQKGTDINYVYTDDEKDRLLKKLGNATIQRFKGLGEMNPEQLWDTTMNPEKRRIVMVTIEDAMYADELFNILMGEKVEPRRKFIEENAKFVKNLDI, from the coding sequence ATGGATGAATACAACGCATCTCAAATACAAATTCTTGAGGGTCTTAAGGCAGTAAGGCAGACTCCAGGAATGTACATAGGAAACACCAGCGAGGAAGGACTTCACCATATGGTTTATGAGGTAATAGATAACAGTATAGATGAATCAATGGCAGGTTTCTGTTCAAATATTTATATAATAATATATAAAGACGGCAGCATATCCGTTGAGGATGATGGACGTGGCATACCGGTTGACATGCATCCAAAATACAAGAGACCGGGACTTGAGATTGTTTTAACAGAACTTCACAGCGGTGCAAAATTTGATAAAAATGTTTATAAGGTCACCGGCGGTCTTCACGGCGTAGGCGTTCATGTGGTAAATGCGCTTTCAGATTACCTTGAGGCAATTGTAAAAAAGAATGATAAATTATACATAGAGAAGTTTGAGCGTGGCCTCCCCGTAACAAAGATGGAGGAACTCGATTACATAATGGCTTCAACAATAAAGGATGTAAAAATAAAGCTTGCCAATCATGGGACCATAATAAAGTTCCATCCGGATCCGCAGATCTTTGATGTGAGAGATTTTTCATATGAAATAATAGCTGGCAGATGCAGGCAGCTCGCATTTTTAAATCCGCAGGTTACAATAACAGTTGAGGATGAAAGAACATCAAAAAAGGAAACATACCATTTCACAGGCGGCTTATCTGAATTTGTTAAATACATCTCATCAAACAAGGATCCAGTTTACAAGGATCCGATATACTATTCAACGGAGATTGAAAAGGAGGTTCACAATGAAATTCGTAAGTACTCACTGGAATTTGCCTTTCTTTATGTAACAGACAGCTCAAAGATTGTTGAGAGCTTTGCAAATAATATAAGAACGATATACGATGGAACGCACGTCACCGGATTCTATACAGGTTTATCCAGGGCAATAATAGACTACATAAAATCAAAGAATCTATCAAAATTGAATATAACAGGTGACGACACAAGGGACGGACTGATTGCGGCAATACATGTGAAATTAATGAGGCCACAGTTCGAGGGCCAGACAAAGGAAAAACTTGGAAACAGCGAAATAAAATCAATAGTTGCATCCGCAACCGAGATGTATCTAAAGTCATACTTTGAATCATATCCTGTAACAGCTGATGCAATAGCAAAGCGTGTTATACTATCAGCAGAGATCAGGGAGGCCAGCAGAAGCCAGAAGGAATTAATAAAAAGAAAATCAGCATTAAGCAGTGGTTCAAGCCTTCCGGGAAAGCTTGCGGATTGTTCAAGTGATGATCCGGCTAAAACCGAACTGTACATTGTTGAGGGTGATTCCGCAGGAGGCTCGGCCAAGCAGGCAAGAAACAGGGAATTCCAGGCAATACTTCCATTGAGGGGAAAGATATTAAACGTTGAAAAGGCCGGTGACAACAAGGTTCTTGTAAACGAGGAAATAAAGAATCTAATAACTGCCATAGGCTCTGGCATTAAGGAGAACTTTGATGAGAAAAAATTAAGGTACGATAAGATAATAATAATGACGGATGCCGATGTTGATGGTGCACATATAAGAACACTGCTTTTAACGTTCTTTTACAGGTTCATGAGGCCGTTAATAGAATTGGGCCATGTCTACTTTGCCGAACCACCGCTTTACAGAATACAGAAGGGAACTGATATAAACTATGTTTACACTGACGATGAAAAGGACAGGCTTTTAAAGAAGCTTGGAAATGCAACAATACAGCGTTTTAAGGGTCTTGGGGAGATGAACCCTGAGCAGCTCTGGGATACAACAATGAATCCTGAAAAGAGGCGCATCGTCATGGTTACAATAGAGGATGCTATGTATGCAGATGAGCTTTTTAACATATTAATGGGCGAAAAGGTTGAGCCAAGGCGCAAGTTCATAGAGGAAAATGCAAAATTCGTAAAGAATCTTGACATATAG